From Acidobacteriota bacterium, the proteins below share one genomic window:
- a CDS encoding enoyl-CoA hydratase/isomerase family protein, with the protein MGMIEVERRPDGVAIVVLDHPTKPVNTLSPAVVEEFNTKVAPLLDEDDVRAMVVVSAKPDTFIAGADLEVIEGLGEAEISALSREGNALLEKIFTSKKPVVAAVHGAALGGGLEVALACHYILATDDPKTVLAQSEVMLGLLPAGGGTQRLVERVGLVAALPMLLTGKRVRARRAKKMGLVDAITTPGGIAETGARAALALADGSLRRRPRKKNLMDRVASVAPGRAFILRKAREQVERRTRGLYPAPPAILDCVETGLEKGRAAGLALESEYFGRLAAGPESRNMVRLFHAMNEAKKGDGEGREISRLAVLGGGFMGSGVASVSLGLCPVVVRDISDDMLGKAAKTIDDGLERQVRSGAIRRVEADRRRSRLLLTTEVDDLHESDLVVEAVFEDLDLKRRVLAEVEERVGEEAIFASNTSALPISEIAAGARHPERVIGMHYFSPVPKMPLLEIVIGDETAPWVAATARAFGIAQGKTCIVVKDGPGFYTTRILAPYLNEAVLLVEEGAQVEDVDRAMKDFGYPVGPLALVDEVGIDVGAHVARDLGRAFAERGLEGSGAMQRLFDAGLHGRKNGRGFYLYPKQKKKKKDINPEVSRLLGGGQRRSIAPAEIQDRLALLMVNEAVHCLQEGVIASPRDGDLGAILGLGFPPFRGGPFRYVDTVGREAVATKLDELAARYGKRFDPATLLTETGEFYP; encoded by the coding sequence ATGGGCATGATTGAAGTCGAACGCAGACCCGACGGTGTGGCGATCGTCGTCCTCGATCATCCGACCAAGCCGGTCAACACGCTCTCACCGGCGGTCGTTGAAGAGTTCAACACAAAAGTGGCGCCACTGCTCGACGAGGACGATGTCCGGGCGATGGTCGTGGTCTCGGCCAAGCCGGATACCTTCATCGCCGGCGCGGATCTCGAGGTCATTGAAGGCCTCGGTGAAGCCGAGATCAGCGCGCTGTCGCGCGAGGGAAACGCCCTCCTCGAAAAGATCTTCACCTCCAAGAAACCGGTGGTGGCCGCGGTCCACGGAGCTGCCCTCGGTGGAGGGCTCGAGGTCGCGCTTGCGTGTCACTACATCCTCGCGACCGACGATCCGAAGACTGTCCTGGCCCAGTCCGAGGTGATGCTCGGACTGCTGCCGGCGGGGGGTGGCACCCAGCGGCTGGTCGAGCGGGTGGGTCTGGTGGCCGCGCTGCCGATGCTGCTGACCGGCAAGCGTGTGCGCGCGAGGCGCGCGAAGAAGATGGGTCTCGTCGACGCCATCACCACGCCGGGCGGAATCGCCGAGACCGGCGCCCGCGCCGCGCTGGCGCTGGCTGACGGCTCTCTACGGCGCCGACCCCGAAAGAAGAACCTGATGGACAGAGTGGCGTCGGTCGCACCCGGTCGTGCATTCATTCTGCGCAAGGCGCGCGAGCAGGTGGAGCGGCGCACCCGCGGCCTCTACCCGGCGCCTCCGGCGATCCTCGACTGCGTCGAGACCGGACTCGAAAAGGGCCGGGCAGCCGGGCTGGCGCTCGAGAGCGAGTACTTCGGCAGGCTTGCCGCAGGCCCCGAGAGCCGGAATATGGTGCGCCTCTTCCACGCGATGAACGAGGCCAAGAAGGGCGATGGCGAGGGACGCGAGATCAGCCGGCTGGCGGTGCTCGGCGGCGGTTTCATGGGCTCGGGCGTCGCGTCCGTCTCCCTCGGACTCTGCCCGGTTGTGGTTCGGGATATTTCGGACGACATGCTGGGCAAGGCGGCCAAAACGATCGATGACGGACTCGAACGCCAGGTCCGATCCGGGGCGATCCGCAGGGTCGAGGCGGATCGCAGGCGTTCACGTCTCCTTTTGACCACCGAGGTCGATGACCTCCACGAGTCCGATCTCGTGGTGGAAGCCGTCTTCGAGGATCTCGACCTCAAACGGCGGGTACTGGCGGAGGTCGAAGAGCGGGTGGGCGAGGAAGCGATTTTCGCCTCCAACACCTCGGCCCTGCCGATTTCGGAGATTGCTGCCGGGGCGCGCCACCCCGAACGTGTGATCGGCATGCACTACTTCTCCCCGGTGCCGAAGATGCCGCTGCTCGAGATCGTTATCGGCGATGAAACGGCGCCGTGGGTTGCTGCCACTGCTCGAGCTTTCGGAATAGCCCAGGGAAAGACCTGCATCGTCGTCAAGGACGGCCCGGGCTTCTACACCACCCGGATTCTCGCCCCGTACCTTAACGAGGCGGTGCTGCTGGTCGAGGAAGGCGCCCAGGTCGAAGACGTGGATAGGGCGATGAAGGACTTCGGCTACCCGGTCGGGCCGCTCGCGCTGGTCGACGAGGTCGGGATCGACGTCGGCGCCCACGTGGCCCGGGACCTCGGCCGCGCGTTCGCAGAGCGTGGCCTCGAAGGCTCGGGAGCGATGCAGCGCCTCTTCGATGCGGGTCTGCACGGGCGCAAGAACGGTCGAGGGTTCTACCTTTATCCGAAGCAAAAGAAGAAGAAGAAGGACATCAACCCGGAGGTCTCCCGGTTGCTCGGCGGTGGCCAGCGAAGGAGCATCGCCCCGGCCGAGATCCAGGATCGGCTGGCCCTGCTGATGGTCAACGAGGCCGTACACTGCCTGCAGGAGGGCGTGATCGCGTCACCGCGCGACGGCGACCTCGGCGCGATCCTCGGCCTCGGCTTCCCGCCCTTCCGCGGGGGGCCCTTCCGTTACGTCGACACGGTCGGCAGGGAGGCGGTTGCCACGAAGTTGGACGAACTCGCTGCAAGGTACGGCAAGCGCTTCGATCCGGCAACCTTGCTCACAGAAACTGGAGAATTCTACCCATGA
- a CDS encoding acetyl-CoA C-acyltransferase, with the protein MNNLESSRRVVVIDGCRTPFCRSGTAFTDLRSYDLGRMAVSGLIHRTGIAPEEVDLLVMGTVIADPATSNLGREVVLGSQLPDSCPAFTVSVACVSSLQSFLDCARAVQVGDAEVAIAAGAETLSDAPIRYRRSVRKRLIAAQKARGPGDYLKLLRGLGPMDLLPEPVALAEFSTGEVMGENCERLAKRMGITREAQDEYAMMSHHRAAAATADGRLARQIVPAYPPPRYRAVNADNGVRPDTSVEKLAKLKPAFDRKFGTVTAGNSSYLTDGGSAVLLASESAAEHLGLEPIAALKSSAIAALDPLEELLLGPAMTVPMALDRAGLELDEVEVIELHEAFAAQVLAVLQVLDDEEFCRERLGRDKAVGAIDRDRLNAWGGSASLGHPFGATGARLITNCCHRLEAEEARYGLVAACAAGAIGIGLVFERLGGRG; encoded by the coding sequence TCGACGGCTGCCGCACACCTTTCTGCAGGTCGGGAACGGCATTCACCGATCTTCGATCGTACGATCTCGGGCGAATGGCCGTGTCCGGTCTGATCCACCGGACCGGTATCGCACCGGAAGAGGTGGACCTGCTGGTCATGGGAACGGTGATCGCCGACCCGGCGACCTCGAACCTCGGCCGCGAGGTTGTGCTGGGCTCGCAGCTCCCCGACAGCTGCCCCGCCTTCACGGTCTCGGTCGCCTGTGTTTCGTCGCTGCAGTCCTTCCTCGACTGTGCGCGGGCGGTCCAGGTCGGCGATGCCGAGGTCGCGATCGCAGCGGGTGCCGAGACGCTCTCCGATGCACCGATTCGCTATCGCCGGAGCGTTCGCAAGCGCCTCATCGCGGCGCAGAAGGCGCGCGGCCCGGGTGATTACCTGAAGCTGCTCAGGGGCCTCGGTCCGATGGACCTGCTGCCCGAACCGGTGGCTCTGGCCGAGTTCTCTACCGGCGAGGTGATGGGTGAGAACTGTGAACGGCTGGCCAAGCGAATGGGCATCACCCGCGAGGCGCAGGACGAATACGCGATGATGTCCCACCACCGTGCGGCTGCCGCCACTGCCGACGGTCGGCTGGCGCGCCAGATCGTGCCCGCCTACCCTCCGCCCCGTTACCGGGCGGTCAACGCCGACAACGGCGTACGGCCCGATACGTCGGTAGAGAAACTGGCCAAGCTCAAGCCTGCCTTCGACCGGAAGTTCGGCACCGTCACCGCCGGCAACTCCTCCTACCTCACGGACGGTGGCTCGGCGGTGCTGCTGGCTTCCGAATCGGCGGCCGAGCACCTCGGCCTCGAACCGATCGCAGCCCTCAAGAGCTCGGCGATCGCCGCCCTCGATCCGCTGGAGGAGCTCCTGCTGGGGCCGGCGATGACGGTGCCAATGGCCCTTGATCGAGCCGGTCTCGAGCTCGACGAGGTCGAAGTGATCGAGCTCCATGAGGCATTTGCGGCCCAGGTCTTGGCCGTGCTGCAGGTGCTCGATGACGAGGAGTTCTGCCGCGAGCGCCTGGGCCGGGACAAGGCGGTCGGAGCGATCGACCGTGATCGGCTCAACGCCTGGGGCGGCTCGGCCTCTCTCGGCCATCCCTTCGGCGCCACCGGCGCCCGCTTGATCACCAACTGCTGCCACCGCCTCGAGGCGGAGGAAGCACGCTACGGGTTGGTGGCTGCGTGTGCGGCAGGCGCCATCGGCATCGGCCTGGTCTTCGAGCGGCTCGGTGGGAGGGGGTGA